Proteins from one Dysgonomonas sp. HDW5A genomic window:
- a CDS encoding UDP-glucose/GDP-mannose dehydrogenase family protein, translating to MKIAIVGTGYVGLVTGTCFAEMGIDVHCIDVDTNKIKNLENGIIPIYEPGLDEMVIRNYKAGRLRFSTDLSVILDDVDVVFSAVGTPPDEDGSADLKYVLEVARTIGRTLKKYMLVVTKSTVPVGTAQLVKQTIQEELNKRGLSDLAFDVASNPEFLKEGTAIVDFMQPDRVVVGIESDRAKEVMDRLYKPFTINNYRMIYTDIPSAEMIKYAANAMLATRISFMNDIANLCEIVGADINMVRSGIGSDNRIGKKFLYAGCGYGGSCFPKDVKALIKTANDNGYNMQVLKAVEAVNEYQKGILFEKLFEYYNGDLEGKTIALWGLSFKPKTDDMREAPSLILINKLLDAGVKVRAYDPVAMEETKKHIGNNIEYAKDLYDATLEADAVLLVTEWNEFRLPSWSVIQKLMKKSIVIDGRNIYNGKELRDMGFEYISIGSK from the coding sequence ATGAAAATTGCAATAGTAGGAACTGGCTATGTAGGATTAGTTACAGGTACTTGTTTCGCTGAAATGGGTATAGATGTTCATTGTATAGATGTTGATACAAATAAAATAAAAAATTTAGAAAATGGTATTATTCCTATTTATGAACCTGGATTAGATGAAATGGTTATTCGGAATTACAAAGCTGGGCGACTGCGATTTTCAACAGATTTAAGTGTAATTCTCGATGATGTGGATGTTGTTTTTAGTGCCGTAGGTACTCCCCCTGATGAGGATGGTAGTGCAGATCTGAAGTATGTTCTCGAAGTTGCTCGAACTATAGGTCGAACGTTGAAAAAATATATGCTAGTAGTAACTAAAAGTACTGTTCCGGTTGGAACAGCACAACTCGTAAAACAGACGATCCAAGAAGAATTAAACAAAAGAGGGCTTTCGGATTTAGCTTTTGATGTAGCATCTAATCCTGAATTTCTGAAGGAAGGGACTGCTATTGTAGACTTTATGCAACCAGATAGAGTTGTGGTTGGTATTGAATCAGATCGAGCGAAAGAGGTTATGGATCGATTATACAAACCTTTTACGATAAATAATTATCGCATGATTTATACAGATATTCCTTCTGCTGAAATGATAAAATATGCCGCTAATGCCATGTTAGCAACACGCATCAGTTTCATGAATGATATTGCTAATCTGTGTGAAATCGTAGGAGCAGATATAAATATGGTTAGATCAGGTATTGGTTCTGATAATCGAATTGGTAAGAAATTCTTGTATGCAGGCTGTGGTTATGGAGGGAGCTGTTTTCCTAAAGATGTAAAAGCCCTGATTAAGACTGCAAATGATAATGGTTACAATATGCAAGTATTAAAAGCTGTTGAAGCAGTAAATGAATATCAAAAAGGTATTTTATTTGAAAAATTATTTGAATACTACAATGGAGATTTAGAGGGTAAAACTATTGCACTTTGGGGGCTATCTTTTAAACCTAAAACAGACGATATGAGAGAGGCTCCATCTTTGATTTTGATAAATAAATTGTTGGATGCAGGAGTGAAAGTTAGAGCATATGATCCGGTAGCTATGGAAGAAACAAAGAAGCATATTGGTAATAATATTGAGTATGCAAAAGATTTGTATGATGCCACACTTGAGGCAGATGCAGTACTTTTAGTTACAGAATGGAATGAATTTAGGTTACCATCTTGGTCTGTTATACAAAAGCTTATGAAAAAATCTATAGTTATTGATGGAAGAAATATTTATAATGGAAAAGAGTTGCGTGATATGGGGTTTGAGTATATAAGTATTGGATCAAAATAA
- a CDS encoding SLBB domain-containing protein: MKKIIFCLFLFLLSSNIMFAQMSDEQIINYVKQEVDKGTSQQIIATNLMKQGVTKAQLERIKQQQEQKQTSGVSSTKSSAELSRDRRVSVDDELNPGDLDQVNTNISPVAIDDSDTIVVFGRNIFNAKNLTFNPNINIPTPIDYRLGPGDEVVIDIWGASQTAVRQVISAEGSITVDRLGPLFLNGMSVKEANDYVKRRFGDIYSGLDNGGGSTQINLTLGQIRTIQINVMGEVVTPGTYALSSLSSVFHALYRAGGVNKIGSLRAIKLYRNGKLLRTLDVYKYILEGKMNDDIRMTDGDVIIVPPYISLVNISGKVKRPMFYEMTSKESLKDIISYAGGFTGDAYEKSIRVVRETGNESKIFTLGEDEFSGFTLRDKDAITIAAGLDLYENRVEIKGAIYRGGYYEIGKNIATVKQLIAAADGIRGDAFLNRALLTREKEDYTLETLSVDIRELLYGNGDDIVLRKNDILYIPSINDLKEFGDFMVHGEVARPGTYKYSDNTTLEDLIIQAGGLLESASIVRVDIARRIIDPHSQTVNRTLAENYTFSLKDGYIVAGDPGFVLKPYDEVYVRRSPGYHEQQNVFISGELLFPGTYALNRKTERISDIVKRAGNLTTDAYAKGARLIRMRSEEERFRSQAALKVANQGGKDSISVKTLDLSDAYSVGIELDKALMNPGSDYDLVLRSGDRLIVPEYDNTVKINGAVMYPNTVVYKHNERLSYYINQAGGYSDNAKKNRSFVIYMNGTVSKVKGGDRNAIQPGSEIIIPSKEQARKLSLPEILSLSTSVVSMASLIGVLINTMK, from the coding sequence ATGAAGAAAATTATTTTTTGTTTGTTTCTTTTTTTACTCTCCAGCAATATAATGTTTGCTCAAATGTCAGATGAGCAAATTATTAATTATGTTAAGCAGGAAGTTGATAAAGGAACCTCTCAACAGATTATAGCTACTAATCTGATGAAACAAGGGGTGACCAAAGCTCAACTTGAAAGAATTAAGCAGCAGCAAGAACAGAAACAGACATCAGGAGTAAGCAGTACAAAAAGTAGTGCAGAATTGAGCCGTGATAGAAGAGTTAGTGTTGATGACGAATTGAATCCAGGCGATTTAGATCAGGTTAATACTAATATAAGTCCTGTTGCTATAGATGATTCTGATACAATTGTTGTTTTTGGAAGAAATATTTTTAATGCTAAAAATTTAACCTTCAATCCTAATATTAATATTCCTACTCCAATTGATTATCGACTTGGTCCTGGAGATGAAGTTGTTATTGATATTTGGGGTGCTTCGCAGACGGCTGTTAGGCAGGTTATTTCTGCAGAAGGAAGTATTACTGTTGATCGTTTAGGACCACTCTTCTTGAATGGAATGAGTGTAAAGGAGGCAAATGATTATGTTAAAAGAAGATTTGGTGATATATATTCGGGCTTAGATAATGGAGGCGGTTCTACTCAGATAAATTTAACTCTGGGACAAATTAGAACTATACAGATAAATGTGATGGGTGAAGTCGTTACTCCAGGTACTTACGCCTTGTCGTCTCTGTCTTCGGTTTTTCATGCGTTATATAGAGCAGGAGGGGTAAATAAGATAGGATCCCTACGTGCTATAAAACTTTATAGAAATGGAAAACTTCTAAGAACACTTGATGTGTATAAGTATATATTGGAAGGAAAAATGAATGATGATATCCGAATGACAGATGGAGATGTCATAATTGTTCCTCCTTATATCTCCCTTGTTAATATCTCTGGAAAAGTGAAACGACCTATGTTTTATGAAATGACTTCAAAAGAATCCCTTAAAGATATTATTTCTTATGCGGGAGGTTTTACAGGAGACGCTTATGAAAAGAGCATTAGGGTTGTTCGAGAAACTGGTAATGAAAGTAAAATATTTACATTAGGCGAGGATGAATTTTCCGGATTTACTCTAAGAGATAAAGATGCCATCACTATTGCTGCTGGACTTGACCTTTATGAGAATAGGGTTGAAATAAAGGGAGCTATATATAGAGGCGGTTATTATGAGATTGGTAAAAATATAGCTACTGTTAAACAATTAATTGCAGCAGCAGATGGTATTCGTGGCGATGCTTTTTTAAATAGAGCTCTTTTAACTCGAGAAAAAGAAGATTATACATTGGAAACACTATCAGTTGATATTAGAGAACTATTATACGGTAATGGGGATGATATTGTCTTGAGAAAAAATGACATTCTTTATATACCATCTATTAATGATCTCAAAGAATTTGGAGACTTTATGGTTCATGGAGAGGTTGCGCGTCCTGGAACTTATAAATATTCAGATAATACAACTTTAGAAGATTTAATAATACAAGCAGGGGGCTTGTTGGAGTCGGCTTCTATAGTCCGCGTTGATATTGCTCGTCGAATTATTGATCCTCATAGTCAGACTGTAAATAGAACATTGGCTGAAAATTATACTTTTAGTTTAAAAGATGGATACATTGTTGCCGGAGATCCTGGCTTTGTATTAAAACCTTATGATGAGGTATATGTGAGACGTAGTCCGGGTTATCACGAGCAACAAAATGTTTTTATTAGCGGAGAGTTATTATTTCCTGGTACGTATGCTTTAAATCGAAAAACTGAAAGAATATCTGATATTGTCAAGAGAGCAGGTAATCTTACTACTGATGCATATGCAAAAGGTGCAAGACTTATAAGAATGCGATCAGAAGAGGAGAGGTTTAGATCTCAAGCTGCGTTAAAAGTAGCGAATCAGGGAGGAAAAGACTCCATTTCTGTTAAAACATTAGATTTATCCGATGCGTATAGCGTTGGTATAGAGTTGGATAAAGCATTGATGAATCCGGGATCAGATTATGACTTAGTTTTAAGATCAGGGGATCGTTTGATTGTTCCCGAATATGATAATACTGTTAAAATTAATGGTGCGGTAATGTATCCTAATACTGTTGTTTATAAACATAATGAAAGATTATCATATTATATCAATCAAGCTGGAGGGTACTCCGATAACGCTAAGAAAAACAGATCATTTGTTATTTATATGAATGGAACTGTTAGTAAGGTAAAAGGGGGAGATCGAAATGCTATACAACCGGGAAGTGAGATAATAATCCCGAGTAAAGAACAAGCTCGTAAATTATCATTACCTGAAATCCTTAGTTTGAGTACAAGTGTGGTTTCTATGGCTAGTCTTATTGGTGTATTGATTAATACAATGAAATAA
- a CDS encoding Wzz/FepE/Etk N-terminal domain-containing protein, with protein sequence MDANIENQMSSENEVNLMDLGKKLWKRRKFILKVSLVGLVVGVVIAFSIPKEYTTTVILAPEGNSSSSAGGVGALAAMAGVNLGEGTLSEGQMAPDLYPNIVESTPFILGLFDVRVKDIGSEIDTTLYSYIENDQRNPWWYKIVELPRNIIGLFSTPDPDQNLTVVNPFELTREQTEILDDLKSRITVTVDKKTGIITLSSTMQSPQISAFIADTLTSYLQSYIINYRTQKARQDLFFTEKLYLEAKNDYLETQRKLARFLDGNLNVVSASYRVDQEKLQNETALAYSVYNQMANQLQMAKVKVQDTTPVYTVIQPATVPLIPIKPNKKLIVIGFAFLAVIGICAWYIGKEYLKNDFEIKD encoded by the coding sequence ATGGATGCTAATATAGAGAATCAAATGAGTTCAGAGAACGAAGTTAATTTAATGGATTTAGGGAAAAAGCTATGGAAAAGGCGTAAATTTATTTTAAAAGTTTCTCTTGTAGGATTAGTTGTAGGTGTTGTGATTGCGTTCAGTATTCCTAAAGAATATACAACAACTGTAATTTTGGCTCCAGAGGGTAACTCCTCTTCAAGTGCGGGGGGGGTGGGGGCTTTGGCTGCTATGGCTGGTGTAAATCTAGGGGAGGGTACTCTTTCTGAGGGTCAGATGGCTCCGGATTTATATCCCAATATAGTCGAATCTACCCCTTTTATTCTTGGTCTTTTTGATGTGAGAGTAAAAGATATTGGTAGCGAGATAGATACAACCTTATATTCTTATATTGAAAATGACCAGAGGAATCCTTGGTGGTATAAGATAGTAGAACTACCACGTAATATAATCGGGTTGTTTTCAACTCCAGATCCAGATCAAAACCTAACTGTGGTCAATCCTTTTGAGTTGACTCGTGAACAGACAGAAATTTTAGATGATTTAAAAAGTCGAATTACTGTTACAGTTGATAAAAAGACCGGGATAATTACGTTATCATCAACCATGCAGAGTCCTCAAATATCTGCATTTATTGCAGATACGTTAACATCCTATTTACAGTCCTATATAATAAATTATAGAACCCAAAAAGCTCGCCAAGATTTATTTTTTACAGAGAAGCTTTATTTAGAAGCCAAAAATGATTATTTAGAAACACAACGAAAATTAGCAAGATTTTTAGATGGAAACCTAAATGTTGTTTCAGCTAGTTACAGGGTTGATCAAGAGAAATTACAAAATGAGACGGCTTTGGCATATAGTGTTTATAATCAAATGGCTAACCAGCTACAGATGGCAAAAGTAAAAGTACAAGATACTACTCCTGTCTATACTGTAATTCAGCCAGCTACAGTGCCTTTGATTCCTATAAAACCGAATAAAAAATTAATAGTTATTGGTTTCGCTTTTCTTGCAGTTATTGGAATTTGTGCCTGGTATATAGGAAAAGAATATTTAAAGAATGATTTTGAGATAAAAGATTGA
- the wecB gene encoding non-hydrolyzing UDP-N-acetylglucosamine 2-epimerase → MKKVLIVFGTRPEAIKMVPLVKEFQKYCDQIETIVCVTGQHRQMLDQVLEVFDIKPDYDLNIMAPNQDLYDITSKVLLGMRDVIKKCSPDMILVHGDTTTSMAAAIAGFYQQVKIGHVEAGLRTYNLYSPWPEEMNRQLTDRLCDFCFAPTETSKKNLLQEKIEDTKIFVTGNTVIDALLMAVDIIRNNSTLQNKIVNEINTKGYTIIEGKRYILVTGHRRENFGDGFLNICKSLKEIAISNPDIDIVYPVHLNPNVQGPVFELLSGIDNITLISPLDYLPFIYMMQHSYLILTDSGGVQEEAPSLGKPVLVMRNTTERPEAVEAGTVRLVGTDAQSIVKNVNSLLKDESLYLEMSHAHNPYGDGRASQRIVEILL, encoded by the coding sequence ATGAAAAAAGTTCTTATTGTATTTGGAACAAGGCCAGAGGCTATAAAGATGGTGCCTTTAGTTAAAGAATTTCAGAAATATTGTGATCAAATAGAGACAATAGTATGTGTAACAGGTCAACATAGGCAGATGCTAGATCAAGTTCTTGAAGTATTTGATATTAAACCTGATTATGATCTTAATATTATGGCTCCTAATCAAGATCTTTATGATATTACCTCTAAAGTCCTTCTAGGGATGAGAGACGTTATAAAGAAGTGCTCTCCTGATATGATTTTAGTGCACGGAGATACAACAACATCTATGGCTGCTGCAATTGCAGGATTCTATCAACAAGTAAAAATAGGACATGTTGAAGCAGGGTTAAGAACATATAATCTTTATTCTCCATGGCCAGAGGAAATGAATCGCCAGCTGACAGACAGACTGTGTGATTTTTGTTTTGCTCCAACTGAAACATCAAAGAAGAATTTGCTCCAAGAAAAAATAGAAGATACCAAAATTTTCGTTACAGGTAATACTGTTATTGATGCTCTTTTAATGGCAGTCGATATTATAAGAAATAATTCGACTTTGCAAAACAAAATTGTAAATGAGATTAATACCAAAGGCTATACTATTATTGAAGGTAAAAGATATATATTAGTAACAGGGCATAGACGAGAAAATTTCGGTGATGGTTTCCTTAATATCTGTAAATCCTTAAAGGAAATAGCTATTTCAAATCCAGATATTGATATAGTCTACCCTGTGCATTTAAATCCCAATGTTCAAGGTCCTGTTTTTGAGTTGCTTTCTGGTATTGATAATATAACTCTTATCTCTCCACTAGATTATTTACCTTTTATATATATGATGCAGCACTCATATTTAATTTTAACAGATAGTGGAGGTGTACAAGAAGAGGCTCCATCGCTTGGAAAACCGGTATTAGTAATGAGAAATACAACAGAGCGACCTGAAGCTGTAGAAGCTGGAACGGTTAGACTAGTTGGGACAGATGCCCAATCAATTGTAAAGAATGTAAACTCATTACTAAAAGATGAATCACTTTATCTAGAGATGTCCCACGCTCATAATCCTTATGGAGATGGAAGAGCAAGTCAAAGAATTGTTGAAATATTATTATGA
- a CDS encoding glycosyltransferase family 4 protein, translating to MKEDITIYPPIMSLCYILSELKYKVVYIGACSSDVTKKELDDLEIKSYIQPIYNGNALVRLKQQLSFRYNVKKIIKSEYDENSTLWIVNYETLILFSSLLDSHKFVAHLLEFRDVKLSIGYRLLAPFFSYKKKLKYAKKVICCEYNRAQITKYLFQLKEIPVVLPNKLYTNNIIKENLPEDVLNIISKYQNRKIILYQGAFQPERKLDDFILAMDLLPKDYVLFLMGPINKYNKALREKYVKDNVVFVPFIPSPLHLCITKLAYIGILSYIPQPNNIGTVINALYCAPNKIYEYSRFSIPMIANEVPALKYAFLESRAGICVENLAPEYIRDSILYIDEKYENFSRDSKLLYDRIDLKKIVESVVNSIT from the coding sequence ATGAAAGAGGATATTACTATATATCCTCCGATAATGTCATTGTGTTATATATTGTCTGAGTTAAAATATAAGGTAGTTTATATCGGAGCCTGTAGTAGCGATGTGACAAAGAAAGAACTAGATGATCTGGAGATAAAGTCTTATATACAGCCAATATATAACGGAAATGCTTTAGTAAGATTAAAGCAACAATTATCTTTTAGGTATAATGTGAAAAAAATTATAAAAAGCGAATATGATGAAAATTCTACATTGTGGATAGTAAATTATGAAACTCTTATTTTATTCTCCTCGTTGTTGGACTCTCATAAATTTGTTGCACATCTATTGGAGTTTAGGGATGTAAAGCTAAGTATTGGGTACAGATTATTAGCTCCTTTTTTTTCTTATAAAAAGAAACTAAAATATGCAAAAAAAGTAATTTGTTGCGAATATAATCGTGCACAAATAACTAAGTATTTATTTCAATTAAAAGAAATACCTGTTGTTTTGCCAAATAAACTATATACTAATAATATAATCAAAGAGAATCTCCCTGAAGATGTTCTGAATATTATTTCTAAATACCAAAATAGGAAAATAATATTATATCAAGGAGCATTTCAACCAGAGCGCAAACTTGATGATTTTATTTTGGCAATGGATCTACTTCCAAAAGATTATGTTCTTTTCTTAATGGGGCCTATAAACAAATACAATAAGGCATTGAGAGAAAAATACGTTAAAGATAATGTTGTGTTTGTTCCTTTTATTCCATCACCGCTGCATCTATGTATTACAAAGTTAGCTTATATAGGTATTTTATCTTATATACCACAACCGAATAATATAGGGACGGTTATTAATGCTTTATATTGTGCACCCAATAAAATTTATGAATATTCCCGTTTTTCTATTCCTATGATAGCAAATGAGGTTCCTGCATTAAAATATGCATTTTTGGAAAGTCGAGCAGGGATTTGTGTTGAAAATTTAGCTCCAGAATACATTAGAGATTCAATATTATATATAGATGAAAAATATGAAAACTTTTCAAGAGATTCAAAATTGTTGTATGATCGTATTGATCTTAAAAAGATTGTAGAATCTGTTGTCAACAGTATAACTTGA
- a CDS encoding glycosyltransferase family 4 protein, giving the protein MEIVIFDAIYPLGHRGLNKKLVSIMSKDYNLILLNNNKFYKDVNFENVTIKNSRFVSYSNNNVWNIFLYLINVFIAWIALFQNKFDKVIFFTFDTVGFFFCRFLFFNKNISLFHHNNTDHLQNPMKRKIFSMYMNKVNHIVFAGYIKDYLVNEIKVDPSKVFVLTHPIIDKCLVEKENDRSQQKESETIYIGLGYSNDQKIINDIIQYEEQTKILEEHNIKLILRSQINVFDSKNIKVIKGFLSREEYDQYYNQSSGLIVLYPSYYKCRYSGSILEAFNSKKRVFGNKIPIVDFFSNNYPENCIEFGSIRELFEKLLYYRKISFSEKEYKSFLVFHSEEKIRKELISILL; this is encoded by the coding sequence ATGGAAATCGTTATTTTTGATGCAATATATCCTCTTGGGCATAGAGGTTTAAACAAAAAACTAGTATCCATTATGTCTAAAGATTATAATCTTATTCTTTTAAATAATAATAAGTTTTATAAGGATGTGAATTTTGAAAATGTTACGATAAAAAATTCCAGGTTTGTTTCTTATTCAAATAATAATGTATGGAATATATTTCTTTATTTAATAAATGTCTTTATTGCTTGGATAGCTTTATTTCAAAATAAGTTTGATAAAGTTATTTTTTTTACATTTGATACGGTTGGTTTTTTCTTTTGTAGATTTCTCTTTTTCAATAAAAACATTTCTTTATTTCATCATAATAATACAGATCATTTGCAGAATCCAATGAAGAGAAAGATTTTTTCAATGTATATGAATAAAGTTAATCATATTGTATTTGCTGGCTATATAAAAGACTATCTAGTGAACGAAATAAAAGTAGACCCATCAAAGGTATTTGTTTTAACTCATCCTATTATTGATAAATGCTTAGTAGAGAAAGAAAATGATAGGTCACAACAAAAAGAGTCAGAGACTATCTATATAGGTTTAGGCTATTCAAATGATCAAAAGATAATTAATGATATAATTCAATATGAGGAACAGACTAAAATATTGGAAGAGCATAATATCAAACTTATATTGAGATCACAAATTAATGTTTTTGATTCTAAGAATATAAAGGTTATAAAAGGGTTTCTGTCGCGAGAAGAGTATGATCAATATTATAATCAATCGAGTGGTTTGATTGTTTTGTATCCATCTTATTATAAATGTCGTTATTCAGGCTCTATTTTGGAGGCATTTAATTCTAAAAAGCGTGTATTTGGGAATAAAATTCCTATTGTAGACTTTTTTTCAAACAATTATCCCGAAAATTGTATTGAATTTGGTTCAATTAGGGAGCTTTTTGAAAAATTACTGTACTATAGGAAGATATCATTTTCAGAGAAAGAATATAAATCTTTTCTTGTTTTTCATTCAGAAGAAAAA